TCTCTGCCTATTCCCTATCTGGTTGCTTCCTCTCACTGACGCTATGTACCCAACAACTCGGCAGCCTTGTTGGAGGCGACATGGTCAACACAAGGTCCAGGAGTCTTCCTAACGAGGAAATGGAAGGGGCGCTGGCCAGTGGCGAGGACCGCATCGGTgccctccccgacgacctcctccagAACGTGATGTCCTTCTTGCTTTCCCGCGACGCCATGCGGACGTGCGTGCTCGCTAGGCGCTGGAGCACGCTCTGGAAGTCCGTGCCTGCCCTACGCATCGAGGATGACCTTGCGACTGACTCCAACAAGTTCGTGGATGAGCTGCTGCGTCTCCGTGACCCAGCGCCATTGAACGTATGTGACATCTGTGATGTGTCCGAGGATTCGGATACAGAGGATCCTGAAACTTTTTGCGAGGAGGCATACAATCGCATTGCGCCGTGCCTTCGGTATGCTTTGTTGCATCAAGTTCGGGTGCTACGAGTCTCTGCTCCTGTCTTCCCAACTGACCTGGTTCTCGTCTCTTCACACCTGAAGAGGGTAGAGCTTTGTCATATGCAGTTTGAAGACTCTCTGGATTTTTCGAGCTGCCAGGTGTTAGATGTGTTAGAGATGACAGATTGTAACATCTATGCGCCTATCATTTGCCAGTCATTACGACACCTTAACATGAAAGGCGGATGTTTTGACAATGAAGTCCGCTATCATATTTCTGCCCCAAATCTCGTTAGCTTGAAACTAGCTCCAGAGTCGGGCCTGACTCCATTGCTTGATAGCATGCCATCACTGGTAACAGCATCTGTTGAATCTTCCGAAGAGGAGTTTCATCACTGTTTTGCTTTGCTATCATGTGATGATGGATGCACTAGGGAAGAAACATTTTCTGTGGTTTTGGAAGGCTTGTCTGCTGCTACAAACTTAGAGTTGACAAGTGATGATCTGGTATGCTCCCACTTCTGCTGATTCCTGTTGCCGTTTATCATCTACTAGATCTCATTTATGTTTTGTATCCAGTTATCTGTCAGTACAAGCACATTAAACAAACTCATTGTGTGCATTATTGCATGTTTTCACCATTTCACATGTTTGAATCTTGATGTTTTTATGTATTCGTCTGGAGTTATGCATGCTTCTACTTGATACTTTAGTCATGTATACAATTAAAACATGTAGGATTGAGATTAATTTATGAGCCATACTTTAGTCAAGTACAGCTTGGGATATAAATATCGGTATCTCGTTAACACCAGAAAGTTTTCAAAGCATGTACTTCTGAATCTCAAAAAACATCATGTACTTATGAAGGTAGTTCTTGAATTGTTTCTTGTTTAAccctcttcattttgttcagttATCTGTTTTCAGAATGGATTTGAAATGGTCCCCTGTGTTTAGCAAAGTAAAAATGTTGTTGCTGAATAATTGGTGTGTGGCTGGTGATTTCACTGGATTGGTTTACTTTCTCCAGCACTCACCAATTCTAGAGACACTCACGCTACAACTTAATATTCCAACTCCTAAGGTATATATCCTCAAAAGTATTATAGGTTTTTTCCTTTTAAGTTGCCATGTAGCTTCTGCCGACTTCATCAATAAAATACTTTGTTTGCTATAGAAACAACGTGTGAATGGAACAGATGAAAGATATGCCCCAAAGAAGCAATCATTACCATCGAAGCATCTCAAGATAGTCAAAATCATATGTGGCCTGATGAAGGACGATGCTAGAGTTTACCGTGCTTTGAAGATGCTCTGTGCCCATGGAGTGCCTTTTGAGAAAATTGACATCCAATAGAACCCTCTTCGGTTGTTCGACTGTAAGTAACCAGACAACCCTTCATGATTATATCTTCAATAGTCGGCATTGTACATGTTGTACTCCATTAAAAACTTCAACCTAGATCGAAGCAGCATTCCACACTAGACCTTCTTGCACCGTTTCTACACCCTTTGGCCCACCATGAGTCCATGACGCCATGCATTTCAATCCCTGGCACCACGTACAATTATGCAACAGAAAGTATGAAGTAGGAGTCAAATGCTTGATTAGTCAGAGTAGGAGATGTATGCTAAATGCAGGCAGCGCCGAAGGTAGGAAGACTTGTGTAGGGGGGTCCGTCCATTTCATCATCGTAATGTGATTGGGGCAGTTTGAGTGAGTTGCTAGTCAAAGACGCCACCTGTCAATTAACAAGTTAAACCATGTGTTCAGTTTCATGTCAAAAAGGTACTTCCAACATTCTAATACCTAGATCAAGTGGCATTCTTTTTTAGCATCATGGTCCTACCATCCAACTGAATCTCCTCCTGTCGTATCCCTTGCATTTCTTCCATGTTCTCAGCGTGTCCTGTGTTGCTTATGCAGGCTTCTATATCGAGCTGGGGGGGTGGAGGCTTACTTACAGCTGTGCTGGTCTACTTTCTCTACGTCCCCGAATCACATCATGAAGTTGCTGTGTTTTGCCTACCGGACCAGGATCTCGTCCTATATTCGTCTGACAGAACTCGTATGTAAACTGGTGTATGTCTTGCTTGGATGCAGCTGGAGCAAGTCGTTGCAGTTTCATCGTAGTTCTGCTAGTTTAGTTTTGCTCGTTTCCTGAACTTTCCCCTCGCAAGGCCTGTATTTTGCCAAGATGCTTCATCTAGCTTTATTCCAGGATCGCCCTAGGTTGTTTCCAGATGTGTTATACTATAAATTCCGTCTCCTGTTACCAGAAAATTGTTTTCCAGATGTATATGTCTGGCATTTGCTGCACCTTTCAGCAACAGGTCTCACTCGATCTGTTACTATGCTGATTTTTTTTAAGTTTGGTTGTTGTCATTGTATTCTTTTCTGAGCTCACTAATGAGTTAAATGCGGAGTGAGTTCCAATTCTATGAAAATGCACGTTTGAGTCCCAATTCTTTTATAAGTGGTTCATCAAATGTCCTATTGACCCCTGACGCTAATTGGTTATCGTGGCACTTTGACCTGTGCCACGCTgtcatttttttttttttgcaaaaagacACGTCATAAATCATTTCTTCTAATTTGTGCAACGGCCCTGCTCTCCCTTGAACCGGCGGTGAGGCAGACGACACGATGGCCTGCTCCTCCTGCGAACCTGATGGTCCAGTTCCTCCTCGACGCCCATGATCGCGACCTCGACCCTGGCGGCAGCTTGGTAAGGCTCCCTGATGGCACAACCTTGGGAGCGGAAGGAGCGGGTGACACATAACATGGTGGCGCCGCCATTTCGGGCGATGGAGGGAGAGGAGCTCGAGGTACTCGTGTCCTCCCTATTTTAACTTAGAACAGAGAGAAGGACCAAAAATTAGCAGACATGATTTTCTAAGGGCCTTTTTACAAAATCCTCTATAACATATTGATCATGTGTCAGTGGTCAAAGTGCCATGACAACTGGTCAGCGCGAGTGAGGGGTCGATAGGATCTCTCATGAACCACTTACAAAAGAATTAGGGTCTGGATGTGCATTTTCATAGAATTGGGACTCACTTGACACTTCAGCGAAAGAATTAGAACCGCACTtacatttactccctccgtccttgaaagagtgtacttccaactttgttggaaagtcaagctttttttatgtttgaccgtaatcatacaataatagaccaacatttatgccatcaaattagtagcattagattcatgataaaatatattttcgtcgtatacctatttggtttcacaagcattgacatatttttgcataaactcggtcaaactttgagatagttgaccctccaacaaagttggaagtacactctttcaaggacggagggagtaactcttTTCTAATGCTACACCAGTTACAAGCCAGAACTCAACTTTatccgtttctgttgttcttccgtGCAACATAACTTGTTGATCTTTTTGTGCCCACGGTAGCCAATCCATGGCAAAGTCGTCGTCGCCGGCGGCTGGATGCGTCAAATCCAGCCGTGGCGGTGATAGCGGCAGATATACCGATTGTACGCCGATGACGGCGCGAGAGAGGCACACATCCGGGGGCAAGGATGGCGGCGGGGACTACGAAGCGTCCGCGGTGACGGGCGGTGGCCGGCAGGAAGGATGGTGTCGGCGTAGATGCGGCGCGAAAGGGGGTGGGTGAGGCAACGGAGGAGAGAGGATTTTTTTTCCTTCAAACGGTAGCAGCCGACCAAATATAGGTGCGTTATAGGCGCCGGAGGATAAAATATCCTCCGCTGTTCggtttaggggatcggctaggtgccGGTTAGAGGAGAAAAATTGCATTTATCCTCCACTAatgccggacagaggatcaattagaGTTGACCTTATGGAAGTTGCTTGAAGCAAAGGATAAAAGATGTTTCTCTTTTGTtgttctatttttttccttttcattaATTGCTCAATGGAAATAAAACTAGTTTCTTACATCACAAAGGAAAAAAGATGGGAAAGAGAGATCTATGGGACAAAACCCTACTACCACCAAGTTCATTGATACCATAACTACAACTACATGGAAATAATGGCAACAAGTCTCAGGAAATCACCTTATCACAAATCATATGTAAAGCAATACCAATATGAAGAGAAACACTACCGTCAGGCATCGGCAGTTTGTGCACCTCATCAGATCCTATATCCTATATACCTAAGTTCACCCCTTAAAAAAGTTCATCCTCGCTATcttatttatcttaacatgcaacTTATCCATCTCATCACATATGTCTCACATGTAAAACCTCCCATTTAAATGCACATACAAGCCATTCACATCATCAAGCGGAGATGGCGACCATGGACGAAGGGCTTCGACTTGCGCTTCACTGGTCCAACTTGTTGTTGGTTGTGGAGATGGACTGCGCTGAGTCATTGAAGATGGAGCAATCTAAAGATGTTGAGCGCTCGAGGTATGTGAACCAGGTCAATGAGATCAGAAGGATTCTGGCTCATGAAAGGAAGATTAGTCCAGATAAAATCAGCAAACATGCAAATATAGCAAGTCACACCCTTGCTTGTATGTGGCGCTCGCAAAAGTGCACAGCCTGTTGGCTTCGAAACTCCCTTGTGGAAATAGCTAGCATTGTCATATCTGAATAAAATCACCATGACTGATGAATCAAAAGTTCCTTTCTCACAAAAAAAGCACATGCAAGCCATTCACATCATCAGGCGCATATACAAGTCAATCAACTTTCACtttccatcacacacacacacaccctccacTTCATCAAGCGCCCATGAAACCATTCAACTTTTCAATTTCCACCACACAGAAGCTTTCCACATCATCAAAGAACATGAAAGCCATCCACATCAAGGTAGTTAGAATCCCGACTCAGACTCctagaatcctacgacttcacGACCCTACAGAAGCATGTTGATCCAAGTCCCACTATGATTCGGATCTGGTAGAATCCATGTCGAGTCgcgatccaaatcatagaatccTATACAAAAACTGTAGAATCCCGACTATGCAATGGACTATGTCTGATTCCATAATAGTATGTCATCATCCAAACCCCTCTTCACATGCCTCATGACcctttattcccctcccaagcCCAAACACTCAGCCGCCGCCTCTGCCTTTGATCTAGCTCTCAAAAAACCTAGATCAAAACTAAGGATCAGGCTTGTCGATGAATGGAATTGACGTGACAAGGAGGATGCGTCAAGATTGATCGAAGAAGGTGAGCAAGACCCTTCAAGGTTCAGCACTACATGTCAGCTATATTAAGTGATCGGCTATTCATGTACTCTAAAAAAACCTCCTAAGTAAATTTTGTGCGTTGAAGATTTAAATGTTCTATATATCTCCCGCTCATATATGTTCCGCACATGCAAGCTATATAGTTGGTTAGCCATGAAAAGAAGTGGAATACCACTAGCATTAATGTGTATGTTTTTTGCTCTATATTTAGTGTTAAAACTCATAGAACCCATATAAAATTCCGGCGTGGatacaaaatatcttatttgagtaaaTCTAGTAGAATTCTTGATTCCACGACTTGATTCTGTCTAAGGAAAATCGATCCGGCTCCAaatcccgactctgactaccttgctccacatcattaatttttatttatattttttcgatcccgactctgactaccttgctccacatcattaatttttatttatatttttcgaTAATAAAAAGCTGAATTTGAATGTCACAAGACAACATAACATGCATAGACCCTCGACTTAACTCTAGGTTGAATGTGGTGCGGTACTATTATCATATATcctaatttatttttagtaagttcATTGCTAAAAAATTCCGCAACATTGTGCGGAGCATGATCTAGTTTCTTTAGTTGCTCCATCATAGATAGTCATCATCATCACCTGCTGCACACCATCCCACAGTTTGATTATGCATTCCTCCTTGAAGAGACATGTCCAGAATAGAAGAAAAGGACAAGTAAAGATAACCTCCACATAGTTCCTGACCATATGATCTTCGAATGCTACTTATTTTTAGGGAACGCCATCATGGATTACTTTATTGATCATCGCAAAACACTTACATCATTGCTGAGAGATTGAAGAATACaagagggaggatcatctacccaATTACATGATACATGGTTCTCGTGACAATGTTTTGCTAATTCGTTTGTAGTGTCATTGGCTTCCTGCATACAATGTATGAACTGAATGTTCCAAATTTCCAGGGCTAGATCAACAGTATCCGCATATAGCGCAACCTCTTATGTCCACCAAGTAGTCGAGTCGCCGCAAGCTTCAACCACTTAAAAACAATATGGTTCGGCAATTATTTGATTAAATCCAAGGGAAGCCGCCAGAGACAAACCTTCTTTCATGGCCAGAGTCTCCATCATCAGAACGTTGCCTGCATAAGAAACATAAGTGCCAGAAGCAACAACAAAATTACCATGCCCATCATGAATTGTTGCACCCGTAGATCAAGATTTTCATCTAGATGGAACGAGCCATCAACATTCGGTTTTGGACAGATTGGGTGAAAGCTCTGGGGGAAGTCTTTGCAAAATTGTTGCGTATAGCTAGTATGGATAGTTTCCAATTACCTATTGGCCAGGTGTTCTCTCCATGAGTAACCGGTCCACCATAGACACCAAACAGAAACTGATATGACTTTAGAAAGACACACAAATTACATCCCATGAAAATGCCCTATAGCCAAATCAATAGGCTCTTCTAATATGGAAGATCCTGATCTGTCGAGAACTGAAACACTAGCAATTAAAGTTTTAAGATGAAGGATTTCCAAATTTCCTTAGATGGGTTACAACCACTGGCAGCGGCAGGCGCAGGCAAAGGGCAGGCATGAGCCTCATTTCCTTTACTGCTATAGTGCTCGAAGGCTGCCTGAGTCATGGCGCAATCCTGCCGCCGCTACTGGTTATAACTAAAGaagatatgtgatacgtctccatcgtatctacttttccaaactcttttgcccttattttggactctaatttgcatgatttgaacgtaactaacccggactgacgttgttttcagcagaattgccatggtgttatttttgtgcagaaataaaagttctcgggatgacctgaaacttcacggagaatacttttggaataaataaaaaatattggcgaaagaatcaaccagaggggacccaccacctacccacaagggtgggggcgcgccctacactcctaggagcgccccctggcttgtgggtcccatgaagccccaccgacctcaactccaactccatatattcacgttcggggagaaaaaatcagagagaaggattgattgtgttttacgatacggagccgccgccacctcctgttctttcttgggagggtagatctggagtccgttttgggctccggagaggggaaatcgtcgtcgtcgtcatcatcaaccatcctcctcaccaatttcatgatgctcaccgtcatgcgtgagtaattccatcgtaggcttgctggacagtgatgggttggatgagatttaccatgtaaccgacttagttttgttagggtttgatccctaatatccactatgttctaagattgatgttgctatgactttgctatgtttaatgtttgtcactagggcccgagtgccatgatttcagatatgaatccattatgttttcatgaatatatgtgagttcttgatcctatcttgcaagttatagtcacctactacgtgttatgatccggcaaccccaaagtgacaatagtcgggacactttccagtgatgatcgtagtttgaggagttcatgtattcactaagtgctaatgctttgttccggttctctattaagaggaggccttaatatcccttagtttccattaggaccccgctgccatggcaaggtaggacaaaagatgtcatgcaagttcttttccataagcacgtatgactatattcggaatacatgcctaaattatattgatgaattggagctagttgagGAGAAGTTGCTGCCTTGGTTAAcaagaaagcgatgagatgtgaccagcaatatgacagAGCCTTTTATGTTCTCAAGAGACTagtggaagagcttgatgcaatacattcagcaaatcGAGCGGCTGCTGACCAAAGGACGGCTGAAGAGGATgctgaaattgaagatgaccttcattattatgcagctgaaatgctCCAAGCCGCTGCTCAAGCCAACCAATCCAAGCAGGGTGTTGACCAATTAATGCAGCAGCGGCAGCAAGAGACGATGAAACTGCCGCTATACTCTaaaacaaagggtaggaagaaaattTCTGCAGCAAAGAAAAGTGACAGAGCTCAAATAAAGGCATCACCTGCAGGAAGAGTCGTCATGCTCGATGGGAacggagtgccacttggacacagACAATGTAGTGTGTGCAAAATGGTTGCAGGACACAACAAGCTCACCTGTCCAACACTCTTAGAAAGAAATGATACAGAGGAGGTCAAGCAACCAAAAGTTCAAAAACAGCAGCCCAAAGTTACAGAACAAAACAAGGGACCACACCCACAGAAAGCAAGTAGCAGACTTTGTAGCATATGCAACAAGTATGAACCACATAATCCAAGAACATGCCCGAAGCGTGCTCATGCTAAAAAGACAAGGAAAAAGCCAGagaagaaacagaaagaaaaacctagagccagcaacaagaaagtggtggaagatgaagaggaagacgaagatgaagacaccgtgaaagaagaggaagacgaagaggaagaggaagaggacgacgaacaggaagacgaagacgatgacgaagaggaagaggaagaagaagatgaagaggaaaaggaataggaagatgaagaggaaaaggaagaggtacatgtcaagcaaaaaccaCTACAACAaaagcctaggaggagcgcaaggctgATGAACAATTAGACTAGGTCAATTAAACAAAGCAAACTTATGTCATGACAATGTGCAGAATGTTATTCCACTTTTAAAACAGTATTTTAGGGAGAAGAAGCTTACTTTAACTTCTATTGTTGAACTTTCAAAGAAATTATACAgtagaagttcaagtaagcttactGCGGAAGTGCTGATATAGTATGACAGGAGgtgctggtgatgtattgcatgaaagagcaagcagtaataaaatgaaaaaaatacattgTGAAGTTCAACTAATATttctgcagaagtcctggtatattATGAGAGGAAGTGTTGTGTTGGTGATGTATTCAATAAATGTGCAAGATTGAATACAAATGAAAAAAATATACACTACGAACTTCAAGTAAGCTTACAGTGGAAGTTCTGGTATATTATGACAGGATGTGCTGGTGTTGTAATCCATAAGAAGTTCAAGTAAGCAGGAATAATTATACAGTCTGAAGTACAGGTCAGCTTGCAGAAGAAGTTCTGGTATATAAATTGATGTAGAAAAAAATATGCTTACAAAAAAGTATTGCCGTATGAACTAAGGTTAGCAAGCGTAAGACAACATGTTCAGAAGTGAAGTTTCTGTTTGGATACGTGCGGAAGTTCATGTGAATGCCaagaaaaagataaagaaatgtaaaGGAGTGTATGCCACTATTTTGCATGAAGTTATAGTTGAAAACCATTTGcagttgaaaaatcacaaaaaagcaCATATAGATTCTCTGTAAAAGGCTACATATTGGTTGAATTAAAAAAATAACAATACATTACACAACACAGAAAATCCTCTCCCATCTGAAACAAGCAGTCCAGCGAGGTCCCAAGCATTAGCTCAAGTCAAAGTTCATATGTTCGGGCCCAAAATTAAACAACATAAAAAAATAGTTCAACCATAGTCCAGAGAGAAGTTCAAGTACATATGTCAGGGACAAAACACATAACACATGGATACTGAAAAACGATGCAGTACATTGAAATTCACAAAGCCAAATCATTCTTCACACCAGATACAATTGTCCTCAATATCATAAATAATAGTTCTGCAGCTATAGATACACAAATTACTACACCATTCTAACAATCAAATCTTTACCGAATCGTTACAGTCACTATCAAACCTAAATCTTTACGAAATCAAATCTACACTGAAACTAATGCTTCGAAATCACAGGCACAAGGACTGGATCTCTTTAGGAAGCTCTGTACGCAAGACTTCATTCTTGTCACTAAAGATTCGAGTGTGCATGAACTTGGCCTTCCAGTCATCTGCAGCAGCCTGCAAACAAGAAATGAAATGATGGTTTAGTAAAGGATAACTAAAACCATAGCAGGAGCGTCTCAGCAAAAACACACAACAAAAATGAAAAGGATGATGAGAAAAAACATACCTCCACATCACTGAAATCATCAACAAGCTCATCGCCATCATATGTAGAGCAGAACTTCAtggcaaagaaaccacaatcattatTCACTTGCTTTGGAACATCGATAAAGGTCGGCCTCTTTGtaatagtcacccagttaggctgcttgctcactttgtacgcagccttgccgtacacctcctcgagcaacccaacaaatctcttgATCTCCAAGAAATGACAAATAAGATGAAATCAAAAAATGTTAACCAAAAATAGTTAAGTTTGGGTACGTAAAACCGGCACTTGCATAAGATCCAGCTAAACAAATACCAGAAGTTCAACTGTCAAATGATAGAcagttcaagcagtattaccaaaGCAAAGGTAGAAAGATATTTTGTCAACAGAAGGCATAATAAACTTCGTGTCAAACAAGTAAATAtgaaaggaggttcaggctaagaaacactcacTGTATTTTCGCAGTCTCCGTGGAAAGATGTTCGTGACATTCCCTTATTACTGTAAGTaagtgaatcaaggatgtcaatgctcccacgatATCTATTCAGCACATACACACTGTAGTGCGCTATTGTGTCAATTGGCTTGAATAGTATCAAAAAACCTGCCAAAAATGAAAGAAATGGTGACCACAAACTATAAAGCACAGGTATTGAACAACCGGGATGAACACAAACTTCttgacaaactcagcaaaaggatgtACATAAAATTAAAAAAAGCAAAGAGTTATGAAAACCTAACTAGCTTTGCGTTAAGAAGGTCTTCTCCCTTGCAAACAAACATTAGGAGGAGTTTAGCCGAATTTTTTGCATCAAACTTTGGAACTGTTACAGCGAAGAAATCATACTCCAGGCAGTAATGTGCATTCACAAAAACAGAATTAAAACAACCTCCCAAATGCCACTACAccaaaactagagcaaaaaagggagacaggggtgcaaagaactaaaacctgtatgaagtagggactaagtacaaccctgtcagGAGAAGAGAAGATATCAAAGGTCTTCGGCTTATCCTTCCACAAgtttatgagataatccattacATCTCCTTCCATCTGCCGCCCTTCACCGAAAAGAGTATAAAGGACACGCcctgtgaggtcaatcacattcccagggatggtaaacatgcagtagcttgtCCTGCAGATTTAAAAGGATGGGAAAAATATTAGAAGTTCAGACACTAATACAACTGAAGTTCAGAAACTATAACTCCAAAAGGTAGGGAGAAACTAACAGAAGTTTAGTTACTAATACAACAGAAGTTCAGAACAAAGTAGCATCTCTGGCGGcaacaaaaataagaagaagaaaactcaCTCAGAATGCTTCTCCAGACCATCATCACTAAGCACAAACTGTTTCACTCTCTGGGCCTTGGATAGATGAGGGTAAACGTACTTATTTAGGGGAAGAAGTTATGTTGCCAGACTCAACTGCCGGTTTCTGCCTAGTGATGAcaacattcttcccacctctcccagCAACACCACTAGCAGCAGATTTACCATTCTTCGGTAAGCAATCATCTCAAAATCATCATCCGACGAAATCACC
Above is a window of Triticum aestivum cultivar Chinese Spring chromosome 6B, IWGSC CS RefSeq v2.1, whole genome shotgun sequence DNA encoding:
- the LOC123134911 gene encoding putative FBD-associated F-box protein At5g56820; the encoded protein is MVNTRSRSLPNEEMEGALASGEDRIGALPDDLLQNVMSFLLSRDAMRTCVLARRWSTLWKSVPALRIEDDLATDSNKFVDELLRLRDPAPLNVCDICDVSEDSDTEDPETFCEEAYNRIAPCLRYALLHQVRVLRVSAPVFPTDLVLVSSHLKRVELCHMQFEDSLDFSSCQVLDVLEMTDCNIYAPIICQSLRHLNMKGGCFDNEVRYHISAPNLVSLKLAPESGLTPLLDSMPSLVTASVESSEEEFHHCFALLSCDDGCTREETFSVVLEGLSAATNLELTSDDLLSVFRMDLKWSPVFSKVKMLLLNNWCVAGDFTGLVYFLQHSPILETLTLQLNIPTPKKQRVNGTDERYAPKKQSLPSKHLKIVKIICGLMKDDARVYRALKMLCAHGVPFEKIDIQ